A region of Dioscorea cayenensis subsp. rotundata cultivar TDr96_F1 chromosome 5, TDr96_F1_v2_PseudoChromosome.rev07_lg8_w22 25.fasta, whole genome shotgun sequence DNA encodes the following proteins:
- the LOC120262057 gene encoding protein arginine N-methyltransferase PRMT10-like translates to MPLPPPRISKSRRPSPSPISSDMPTANGDHLMAELHPSSPSPTASDMPMANGNHFMAELPAPVNKDVDFAKYFCTYAYLYYQKVMLSDRVRMEAYYNAVFKNSYHFRNKVVLDVGTGTGILAIWCAQAGAKKVYAVEATKMSDHARDLVKANNVYDVVEVIEGSMEDVLLPEKVDVIISEWMGYFLLRESMFDSVICARDRWLKPDGVMYPSHARMWIGPIRSDLCEQKWNEFANAMSDWNCFANNMESQYGVNMNVLTRPYLEENEKYYLKTSLWNNINPSQVIGTPDVIKEIDCLTVTVDEIRELHVKFSLRIKQDKTKLSGFAGWFDVRFRGSTQNPAKNEVVLTTAPSLVNQTHWGQQAFLLHPSVRVNEGDELAVSFSMVRSKHNHRLMDVEFTFELQQSSGQRHLPVFSKFYIE, encoded by the exons ATGCCATTGCCACCACCTCGAATCTCAAAATCTCGCCGCCCTTCTCCCTCTCCGATCTCATCCGACATGCCGACGGCGAATGGAGACCATTTAATGGCGGAGCTACatccttcttctccctctccgACCGCGTCCGACATGCCGATGGCGAACGGAAACCATTTCATGGCGGAGCTGCCGGCTCCGGTGAACAAGGATGTCGACTTTGCGAAGTACTTCTGCACCTACGCGTACCTCTATTACCAGAAGGTGATGCTCTCCGACCGTGTTCGCATGGAGGCCTACTACAACGCCGTGTTCAAGAACTCTTATCACTTCCGCAATAAG GTTGTTTTGGACGTTGGTACTGGGACTGGAATTCTTGCAATATGGTGTGCTCAAGCTGGAGCGAAGAAGGTTTATGCTGTTGAAGCTACGAAGATGTCGGACCATGCCCGTGACCTTGTTAAAGCTAACAATGTCTACGATGTAGTTGAGGTGATTGAGGGATCCATGGAGGATGTTCTTTTGCCCGAGAAAG TTGATGTTATAATATCAGAATGGATGGGATACTTTCTTCTTCGCGAGTCAATGTTTGACTCTGTTATTTGTGCAAGAGATCGGTGGCTTAAGCCAGATGGAGTAAT GTATCCTAGTCATGCTCGCATGTGGATTGGGCCTATAAGATCCGACTTATGTGAACAAAAATGGAATGAGTTTGCAAATGCAATGAGTGACTGGAATTGCTTTGCCAATAATATGGAAAGCCAGTATGGTGTTAATATGAATGTTCTAACAAGGCCTTACCTGGAAGAAAATGAGAAATACTATCTGAAG ACGTCATTGTGGAACAACATTAATCCCAGTCAAGTCATTGGGACTCCTGATGTTATCAAGGAGATTGACTGCTTGACAGTTACTGTAGATGAAATCCGTGAGCTTCATGTAAAGTTTTCATTAAGAATCAAACAAGACAAGACAAAACTCTCTGGATTCGCTGGGTGGTTTGATGTTCGTTTTCGG GGTAGCACTCAGAACCCAGCAAAAAATGAAGTTGTGTTAACTACTGCTCCTAGCTTAGTCAATCAGACACATTGGGGCCAACAG GCATTCCTACTACATCCTTCAGTAAGAGTCAATGAAGGGGATGAACTGGCAGTCTCTTTCTCAATGGTTCGTTCCAAGCACAACCACAGGCTGATGGATGTGGAGTTCACTTTTGAATTGCAGCAGTCATCTGGGCAGAGACATTTGCCTGTCTTCTCCAAGTTCTATATTGAATGA
- the LOC120259954 gene encoding uncharacterized protein LOC120259954, with amino-acid sequence MLKTLDINVPLVEAAAQIPRYAKFLKELLTNKRKLEEISTITLSEECSAIISNRIPKKEKDLGGFIISCTVGGMLDVKALTDLWANINLMPDKIFQKLALVDFGILDLDDKVEVPLILGCPFLATSQALIDVKDGQMVLRVGDEKMVFKLRDAMCHSMDDDYMCYALDIIDDCVLDFI; translated from the exons ATGCTTAAGACCTTGGACATAAATGTTCCACTCGTTGAGGCCGCTGCTCAAATACCTCGTTATGCTAAGTTCCTGAAGGAAttattgactaacaagaggaagctaGAAGAGATATCCACCATTACTTTGAGTGAGGAATGCTCCGCCATCATCTCTAATAGAATccccaagaaagagaaagatctaGGAGGTTTTATCATTTCTTGTACTGTTGGGGGAATGCTTGATGTAAAAGCACTCACCGATCTTTGGGCAAATATCAATTTGATGCctgataaaatttttcaaaagttagcACTTG TGGATTTTGGTATTCTAGATTTGGATGACAAAGTTGaggttcctttgatacttgggtgTCCATTTTTGGCGACTTCACAAGCTTTGATTGATGTCAAGGATGGTCAAATGGTATTAAGAGTGGGTGATGAAAAAATGGTGTTCAAGTTGAGAGATGCTATGTGCCACTCTATGGATGATGATTATATGTGTTATGCCTTGGATATTATTGATGATTGTGTTTTGGATTTTATATAG